From the Candidatus Binatia bacterium genome, the window AAACGCTGAGCTTGGAACGCTTGAATATCCGGGGGCACCAAGCCGGCGCTCTTCGCCTGCTGCAACACACGGGTCAACAGTTCGTGCTTTGGAAGCCGCGAAAGGGACTCCCAAGGGCCCAACGAAAGACCGAAGTAACGGACAACATCAACCAACAGCGTCGCTTCAAGATCTTGCTCCGCAAAGTGCTCATCAGGATTTGGAATCCGCGCATCCAGTAAGGCAACCAGGGCCACCCGCTGACCCTGCGCCAGAAGCTGCTGTGCCATCTCGAAGGCCACAAGGCCTCCCATTGACCATCCTCCCAGAAAGTACGGACCCTCGGCCTGCACGGTCTGCAGCGCTTCGAGGTAATAGGCAGCCATGTCTTCGATCCGCGCATGCGGGTCTTGTCCCTCTTCCAGCCCTCTGGCTTGGAGCCCATAGCAGGGTTGATCGCGGCCCAATGAGTCCGCCAGATGAATGTATGGAAAAACGTGTCCGCCCGCCGGATGTATCAAGAAGAGCGGCCGTTTGGCGCCACCAGGCTGAATCGCGACCAAACATGGGTGGGCTGCTGGATTGGCGTTGTGGCGGAGGACACCGGCGAGATGCTCAATGGTTGCGCCCTGAAAAACGGCCGCTAACGGCAGTCTCCTGCCGAGCTTGTTCTCGATCAGGGCGAACAAGCGCACCGCGGCCATTGAATGCCCTCCCAACTCGAAAAAATTGTCCGTCACTCCGATCGGTCTAACGCTCAGAACCTCCTCCCAGAGATGAGCGAGCTGGAGTTCCAGGGCGTCTCGGGGTGCGACGAATGTCCTTTCGAGTTCGCGTCGTGTTCGGTCGGGCGCCGGCAGTGCGCGGCGATCGACCTTGCCGGTGGGCGTCAACGGCAAGGCATCGAGCAGTACGAAGACCGCAGGCACCATGTGCTCGGGCAGCTTCTCCTTGAGAAAACTGCGCAGGTCATGAGCC encodes:
- a CDS encoding alpha/beta fold hydrolase, with product AHDLRSFLKEKLPEHMVPAVFVLLDALPLTPTGKVDRRALPAPDRTRRELERTFVAPRDALELQLAHLWEEVLSVRPIGVTDNFFELGGHSMAAVRLFALIENKLGRRLPLAAVFQGATIEHLAGVLRHNANPAAHPCLVAIQPGGAKRPLFLIHPAGGHVFPYIHLADSLGRDQPCYGLQARGLEEGQDPHARIEDMAAYYLEALQTVQAEGPYFLGGWSMGGLVAFEMAQQLLAQGQRVALVALLDARIPNPDEHFAEQDLEATLLVDVVRYFGLSLGPWESLSRLPKHELLTRVLQQAKSAGLVPPDIQAFQAQRFLELCKADFRATRNYVLHSYAGRVTLFKAREAGPPIISDLATRSDPTGSGPAERTPAAGPSSDPTLGWSQWAAGGVEVHVVPGNHANMVYKPHVEVLAEKLKACVEQAASGEAWFADGVKSPAGSMRDAR